A part of Streptomyces sp. NBC_01235 genomic DNA contains:
- a CDS encoding DUF3558 domain-containing protein, with protein MQRKAYVPGVVALLAALLAGCTGGSEEGGSTDNSNPGRPGTSTAAAQPGKYTTLPEACGVVSRSTLDSLLPGIKQLTDETQRTTAYAGEATLTYDTDRKVGCRWKVESTNATDHLLVDFERVVSYDNAVSDDSQAETLFAQQVTAADLPVPVPSTTATPSGSATTAATATTTSPSPSSSASPSASLSASPSASSTLTPADLQPRLLDDLGDEAFVDDALSSSGSTAKQRTVTVAFRTSNVIVTIEYEEQPATVGVVPDSKEMQDKARKLAAQLADSLAG; from the coding sequence GTGCAGCGGAAGGCGTACGTACCCGGCGTCGTCGCGCTCCTCGCGGCGCTGCTGGCCGGCTGCACCGGCGGCTCGGAGGAGGGCGGCTCGACGGACAACTCCAACCCGGGCCGGCCCGGCACGTCCACCGCCGCCGCGCAGCCGGGCAAGTACACCACGCTCCCGGAGGCCTGCGGTGTCGTCAGCCGGTCCACGCTCGACTCCCTCCTCCCCGGCATCAAGCAGCTCACCGACGAGACCCAGCGCACGACGGCCTACGCGGGCGAGGCGACGCTGACGTACGACACGGACCGCAAGGTGGGCTGCCGCTGGAAGGTGGAGTCGACGAACGCCACCGACCATCTCCTCGTCGACTTCGAGCGAGTCGTCTCCTACGACAACGCGGTCAGCGACGACAGCCAGGCGGAGACCCTCTTCGCGCAGCAGGTGACCGCCGCCGACCTCCCGGTGCCCGTCCCCTCCACGACCGCGACCCCCTCCGGCTCGGCGACGACGGCGGCAACAGCCACCACCACCTCCCCCTCCCCTTCTTCCTCGGCCTCCCCCTCCGCATCCCTCTCCGCCTCCCCCTCGGCTTCCTCCACCCTCACCCCCGCCGACCTCCAGCCCCGTCTCCTGGACGATCTGGGCGACGAGGCGTTCGTCGACGACGCGCTCAGCAGTTCCGGTTCGACGGCCAAGCAGCGCACGGTGACTGTGGCGTTCCGCACGTCGAACGTCATCGTGACGATCGAGTACGAGGAGCAGCCGGCGACCGTCGGTGTGGTCCCGGACAGCAAGGAAATGCAGGACAAGGCCCGGAAACTGGCCGCGCAGCTGGCCGACTCCCTGGCCGGTTGA
- a CDS encoding RtcB family protein, with product MSYVEMPGAKVPIRMWTDPTSVEEGALQQLRNVATLPWIKGLAVMPDVHYGKGATVGSVIAMQGAVCPAAVGVDIGCGMSAVKTSLTANDLPGDLSRLRSKIEQAIPVGRGMHDSPVEPGRFHGLATAGWDDFWGRFDGVAEAVKFRQERATKQMGTLGSGNHFVEVCTDTTGSVWLMLHSGSRNIGKELAEYHIGVAQKLPYNQGLVDRDLAVFVADTPQMAAYRNDLFWAQEYAKHNRTLMMALLKDVVRKEFKKAKPTFEPEISAHHNYVAEERYDGMDLLVTRKGAIRAGSGEYGIIPGSMGTGSYIVKGLGNEKAFNSASHGAGRRMSRNAAKRRFTTTDLEEQTRGVECRKDSGVVDEIPAAYKPIEQVIDQQRDLVEVVAKLKQVVCVKG from the coding sequence ATGTCGTACGTGGAAATGCCGGGCGCGAAGGTACCCATCCGCATGTGGACCGACCCGACGTCGGTCGAGGAGGGGGCACTTCAGCAGCTCCGCAACGTCGCGACCCTGCCGTGGATCAAGGGCCTGGCGGTCATGCCGGACGTCCACTACGGGAAGGGCGCGACGGTCGGCTCGGTCATCGCCATGCAGGGGGCCGTGTGTCCTGCGGCGGTGGGGGTGGACATCGGATGCGGGATGTCGGCGGTCAAGACGTCGTTGACGGCGAACGACCTGCCCGGGGATCTGTCCCGGCTGCGGTCGAAGATCGAGCAGGCCATTCCGGTGGGGCGGGGGATGCATGACAGCCCCGTCGAGCCGGGCCGGTTCCATGGGCTGGCCACTGCTGGGTGGGACGACTTCTGGGGGCGGTTCGACGGGGTGGCCGAAGCGGTCAAATTCCGTCAGGAACGTGCCACGAAGCAGATGGGAACGCTCGGATCCGGCAACCACTTCGTCGAAGTGTGCACGGATACGACCGGTTCTGTCTGGCTGATGCTTCACTCCGGTTCCCGGAACATCGGCAAGGAACTCGCCGAGTACCACATCGGGGTGGCGCAGAAGCTGCCGTACAACCAGGGCCTGGTCGACCGTGACCTCGCCGTCTTCGTCGCGGACACCCCGCAGATGGCGGCGTACCGCAACGACCTGTTCTGGGCGCAGGAGTACGCGAAGCACAACCGCACGCTGATGATGGCGCTCCTGAAGGACGTGGTCCGCAAGGAATTCAAGAAGGCGAAGCCGACCTTCGAGCCGGAGATCAGCGCGCACCACAACTACGTGGCCGAGGAGCGCTACGACGGCATGGACCTGCTGGTCACCCGCAAGGGCGCGATCCGCGCGGGCTCCGGCGAGTACGGGATCATTCCCGGCTCCATGGGCACGGGCTCGTACATCGTGAAGGGTCTCGGAAACGAGAAGGCCTTCAACTCGGCTTCGCACGGGGCCGGTCGGCGGATGAGCCGCAACGCGGCCAAGCGTCGCTTCACGACGACGGACCTGGAGGAGCAGACGCGGGGTGTGGAGTGCCGCAAGGACTCCGGCGTCGTGGACGAGATCCCGGCTGCCTACAAGCCGATCGAGCAGGTCATCGATCAGCAGCGGGACCTGGTGGAGGTCGTGGCGAAGCTGAAGCAGGTCGTCTGCGTGAAGGGCTGA